The following coding sequences are from one Rhipicephalus microplus isolate Deutch F79 chromosome 3, USDA_Rmic, whole genome shotgun sequence window:
- the LOC142803295 gene encoding uncharacterized protein LOC142803295, which produces MVSRIRNAFVKEMNSSSWVSRDIAADAINSLNGITAYVGSAGRRLEAEFVEAIYKPYPDVPLDRYFPTWIKALSHSAHYFWIDKATPLYRETRPTLITHRAKKRLEYQQALCVVLLCIFMGHYPSIMVALEW; this is translated from the exons ATGGTGTCCAGAATTCGCAACGCCTTCGTGAAAGAGATGAACTCGTCAAGCTGGGTCAGCCGCGATATTGCAGCCGACGCTATCAACTCGTTGAACGGTATCACGGCATACGTCGGAAGTGCAGGACGCCGATTGGAGGCAGAATTCGTCGAAGCGATCTACA AACCGTACCCCGATGTTCCACTGGACAGATATTTCCCAACGTGGATAAAGGCCCTCTCTCACTCAGCTCACTATTTTTGGATCGACAAGGCAACTCCACTGTACAGAGAAACGAGGCCAACGCTTATTACACACCGGGCGAAGAAACGCTTAGAATACCAACAGGCATTATGCGTAGTCCTGTTGTGTATCTTCATGGGCCACTATCCCTCAATTATGGTGGCCTTGGAATG GTGA